Below is a genomic region from Echinicola rosea.
TTGTCGAAATATCTGCGGAATTCCCTGAGAAACTCATCAACCTTGAGTATTCGTTCTTCAGTAGATTTGGGTGCGTGAACAATTCGTATTCTGGTTGGGTCTGATTCGGCAAGGCGGACCTTGTATACCCCGTTCCCTCCATTTCCCCGATACTGTTTCAATATTCGTATGCTTGTTTTGTCCAGTGAGGGAAGAAAAAGTTTCTCGAAATCGGAGAATTTAGAATAAATTTCTATATCTCCGCCCCAATCCATATGTCGCGTGGAGTATAAAACCTTCTTGGTTCCGATCTTCAGAATGACGTCTGGATGTGTTGATATGAAAACACCCCTTTCCGAAAGATTCCTCAGGACAGCATCCAATCGACTTCTGTCATTTCCCTGTTCAATAGGATTCACCCAGACCAATACTGCGGAAAATCGGGAAAGTTCTCCCTCTAAATGTGAAGCTACAGCATCATTGTAAAGAACTGACTCTACATTAAACCCGGCTTCAGAGAGCGAATTTGCCAACGTCTTGTACTTATCCTCAGTAAGGGCATTTTTCGTTGAATTCGTATCCCCGTAAATCATCAAACCAACTGAATTGTCATTCATCTGAATCTCCTTTTCTTGAAAGTGGTTAATTCCTTGGCAGCGATTACCCTTTGCCCCGTTTGTTGCGCACAACTAGTATATAAGTAATCCAAAAGAATATTATGCCGACTTTATTTTTTAATTGGTATACCTTTGGTTAATTCTACTTTAAGTTACCTATTTCCTTCTTTAATTGATATATAGTACAATACTTTAAAATGAATACCCTACCAAAACACTCTACAAACAGTACCACCTTTTCTTAGAATTTAGCCAAAAGTAAACACCTCCACTTTCCCGTACTCGTTGGCTCTTCCTTAATTATTCCCTTGTACTATGGGCCTATCTTGGGGATACGGTAGCCCTGTAAATTAACTCTTGGAAATATTATATATGTTAACAATCTCGAGACAACTATAAAATCCGGAAATGGGAATTTCAAAATCCTAGGATATGGTGTAATGGCATACTCATAGTCGAGTGAAATATTTCTTCAAATGGAGTCTAATGCATGGAGACTTTAGTGACTATACAAAATCAAGTGATGTTACAAATTCTTCAAAAATTCCTGTTCAGAAATGATTTAGAGATCAGCCCCACTCTTGATCATTTTAATGGCCTTTTTCTGTTTTGAACTCATGCCGTCTTAACCTACTACCCTACAGTCCCCAACAACCAAAAAGTCTGTACTTTTATTTACCCAGCCAGCATTTATTCCGCCAACATCTGTGATCAGCTGTTAGGCATCCTTTCTTTGTATTGACATTAATTTACCTGTAAACACCACAGACTTTCCATAAAAACACTCTCCGCATTATACTTCGAGGTATCACCAACAATCTTTTCCACGGGCTTTCTTTGGTACTCACTTTTTGTGAGAGAAGGACTATAACCACCGGCATAAAGTCGACCCAATGCAGTTTTTAATTTCCCTGAAAAATCTTCTATAGATTTTACTCCAACTTTATCTATCGCCAATAAAGTCAATTTAGCTGCAGCTTCATTATCAGCAGCAGCCACTGTAAGCAGTTTTTATACTATTTCAAACATACTTTTCCTATCTCTTTCCGTATTTAGTAAAAATTTCTCCATATGCCAAGGTGCAGATTTTACTTTTTCTGAAAACATACAGCAATTAATCATTTCACATATGCAGGATTGCTTACAATGAGTATATATATGCATTGCCCATATATATACTAAATACTATTTTTCATAAATGGCCACCTTAGTTAATTCAAGCCCCTTTATTCATTTACAAACGCTTACTAACTATTTATAAGCATTTACAATTGAATTCATCACCTAAACTAAGGAATACTCAAAACATAAAAAATGCCCTATATGGGGTAATTATCCACCAAATTCATTAAAGCCCCTCCCATTGGTAGAGTTTAGATATTAAATAGGGTCAAAAACAATTTTCAATTAGTTACTTTTTACTCAACCTTAGAATTTCCTTCTTGAGCTCGTCATTTTCTATCATTAACTTCTCGACGATTTCTTTAAATCCGTAATTATTATTATAAGTGGTAATTGGCCCACTATGAGAATTCGGACCATGGTTATAATTTGTTACTGATAAGCCTTTTAAGAAAAATAGAGCAGGATCAACATTATAAAATTTTCCCAGCTTGGTGGCTTGTTCTGTGGTTAATAGTAGCTCACCTTTTTCCATTTTTAAATAATCATCCAATGAGATGTCCAATTCTGCTGCAATATGTTCTGGTGCATAATTATGACTGACCCTAAAGGATCCTAATACGGTAATCTCCATACTTCTATTTTGAAATTTTTTCTAATAATGAGGTTAATGTTTTT
It encodes:
- a CDS encoding Cj0069 family protein; its protein translation is MNDNSVGLMIYGDTNSTKNALTEDKYKTLANSLSEAGFNVESVLYNDAVASHLEGELSRFSAVLVWVNPIEQGNDRSRLDAVLRNLSERGVFISTHPDVILKIGTKKVLYSTRHMDWGGDIEIYSKFSDFEKLFLPSLDKTSIRILKQYRGNGGNGVYKVRLAESDPTRIRIVHAPKSTEERILKVDEFLREFRRYFDNRGMLINQQWVQGITNGMVRCYLTGVKVSGFGYQESNALCPQSNDPESPVRPTSGRFYFSEQCGLFQDLRQIMESKWVPQLQEIHSISDQMMPLLWDVDLFINDVNGQDTEAKYTLCEINVSCVSPFPPSCVNHVVDQLKKKLVN